CGTAAATTAAGTACGCTCCGTTCCGGTTCTCGAAATCACCATTTTTGCCAGGCCAGCAGCAATTCTTGAACAGACTGTTAGTGAACGCTCTATGGTAACAAGAATAGCGGTAAGCCAGGAAACTTCCGGTTAATCTTCATCCAAGATCATCATGCTACCTTGTATTTTCATTGCGATGCCGATGCAACGAGCATGCTCAAAACATACGTGCTTTGTCCCATAAAATATATGGGAATAAAAATTCCTGTTTAACAAACTGTCTTTGGTATTCTCCTGCCGATATCAGGGACGGTGCAGCCCCTCGAGAACTTGAATATTTCGAAATAGTTTCAAGCATATTTGATTGGCATTCACGCGAGCAAGATGACCCTTGCTGTCAATTATATCAGGTGGGACGTGCGGCGAAAATCCATCTTCTCGGTTTGTTTCCGGCAATAGAGCCGCGCCCTCCATGCTCTTTTGAGGAAACAGGAACGCACAATTTTTCGTTTCAGCAGGGTGTTTTGGGCCGTTGCAGTCCACCGACGGCCGGGTTAAACCTTGAGCCATGAGCGACATAGTCCAAAGACCCGAAACGCTGCGCATTGCCGTGGCTCAGTTCAATCCGACCGTGGGCGATGTGGTTGGCAATCTCAGCCTTGCCCGCACCGCCCGCGCCAAGGCGGCCTCGCTGGGGGCTGATCTTCTGTTGCTGTCCGAGCTGTTCATTTCCGGCTATCCGCCGGAAGATTTGGTGCTGAAACCCGCCTTTCTTCAGGCCTGCAAGGCGGCTGTGGAGGAACTGGCCGCCGATACCGCCGATGGCGGGCCGGGCGTCATCATCGGCTTTCCCCGCCAGGGCGATAAAGGCCGACACAATTCGGTGGCGATCATCGACGGCGGCAAAATCCTCGGTCTGCGCGACAAGATCGACCTGCCCAATTACGGCGAATTTGATGAGAAGCGGGTGTTTGTCGAAGGCGATATGCCGGGACCGGTGAACTTCCGGGGTGTCCGGCTGGGCGTTCCGATCTGCGAGGAAATCTGGAACGATCTCGGCGTTTGCGAGACGCTGGCCGAAAGCGGTGCGGAAATTCTGCTGGTTCCCAATGGGTCGCCCTATTATCACGGCAAGCTTGAGGTTCGGTATCAGGTCGTTCTGCGCCAGGTGATCGAAAGCGGCTTGCCGCTGGTCTTCGCCAATCAGGTTGGCGGCCAGGACGAACTGGTGTTTGATGGTGCCAGCTTCTGCTTCAATGCCGACAAGACGCTGGCTTTCCAGATGCCGCAGTTCGAGGAAAGCATCGTGCTGACCACCTGGACGCGGGAAGCCGATGGCTGGCGCTGTGCGCCCGGCGAGGTCTCAGCTATCCCCGAAGGCGAAGAGGCGGATTACCGGGCCTGCATGTTGGGCTTTCGCGATTACGTGAACAAAAACGGCTTCAAGAGCGTGGTTCTCGGCCTGTCCGGTGGCATCGATTCGGCGATTTGTGCGGCAATGGCTGTGGATGCCCTGGGGCATGAGCGGGTGCGCACCATCATGCTGCCCTATCGCTACACATCCGAGGAAAGCTTCAAGGATGCTGCCGATTGCGCCAAGGCGCTTGGCTGCCATTATGACATCGTGCCGATTTCAGAGCCGGTGGAGGGCTTCCTTGCCAGCCTCGCCGATATGTTTGAAGGCACGGAAAGCGG
The Allorhizobium ampelinum S4 genome window above contains:
- a CDS encoding NAD+ synthase — protein: MSDIVQRPETLRIAVAQFNPTVGDVVGNLSLARTARAKAASLGADLLLLSELFISGYPPEDLVLKPAFLQACKAAVEELAADTADGGPGVIIGFPRQGDKGRHNSVAIIDGGKILGLRDKIDLPNYGEFDEKRVFVEGDMPGPVNFRGVRLGVPICEEIWNDLGVCETLAESGAEILLVPNGSPYYHGKLEVRYQVVLRQVIESGLPLVFANQVGGQDELVFDGASFCFNADKTLAFQMPQFEESIVLTTWTREADGWRCAPGEVSAIPEGEEADYRACMLGFRDYVNKNGFKSVVLGLSGGIDSAICAAMAVDALGHERVRTIMLPYRYTSEESFKDAADCAKALGCHYDIVPISEPVEGFLASLADMFEGTESGITEENLQSRTRGTILMAVSNKFGSMVVTTGNKSEMSVGYATLYGDMNGGFNPIKDLYKMQVYALSAWRNAHVPVGALGPAGEVIPANIIAKAPSAELRPDQKDQDSLPPYPVLDDILECLVEKEMSVDEILGRGHDIATVHRVEHLLYLAEYKRRQSAPGVKITKKNFGRDRRYPITNRFRDR